The following coding sequences are from one Salvia hispanica cultivar TCC Black 2014 chromosome 3, UniMelb_Shisp_WGS_1.0, whole genome shotgun sequence window:
- the LOC125211369 gene encoding asparagine synthetase domain-containing protein 1 isoform X1 translates to MCGIALFISGIKIDLSLLLPNYTSPSSQFCDLPLVSEDDIKAALQRRGPDSLGTKIVKLYSDGSEFSGELLFIGSTLQLRGVNPVVQPLTDELGNVLVYNGEIYGGNQFKSDSNDTEILMQSLERCCSCVSHENVGSTACSKGHIESVPQLLSKIRGPWAMIYWQDTSKTLWFGRDAFGRRSLLVHWPTLDDSRLLLSSVSPPSSKKPHDIEEEKGKTELDFWEELSCGVYSVSITPLKMGGYLVGEVKKHGWTDVGLKELITWERTGIEPKPENLSGYFSECPLIQHDVLSDFSSESDCLRSVPLATAHKVLKALTESVKRRTSLNRIYQVYLGNHTQGGYAPIAVLFSGGLDSMIIAALLHQCIDSEYEIDMLNVSFDGESAPDRISAKAGLKELQKIAPSRRWNLVEIDADLLKLTFETKHVMTLINPSKTYMDLNIGLALWLAAGGDGWLYQETSGNDGIQYQRVKYKSMARILLVGSGADEQCAGYGRHKTKFRNKSWLGLHEEMKLDMQRIWKRNLGRDDRCISDNGKEARFPFLDEDVIRTLLDIPLWEIADLDKPSGVGDKKILREVARLLGLDEVALLPKRAIQFGSRIARESNRKNFGSNRAANQASAGSVAIHRHHQTETVLMPELPETQI, encoded by the exons ATGTGTGGAATAGCTCTCTTTATTTCTGGAATTAAGATTGATTTATCACTTCTGCTACCCAATTACACCTCCCCATCTTCTCAATTTTGTGATCTG CCTTTGGTGTCAGAGGATGATATAAAAGCAGCTCTGCAGAGGAGGGGGCCAGATAGCTTAGGAACTAAAATTGTCAAACTTTATTCGGATGGGAGTGAGTTCAGTGGGGAATTGCTATTCATTGGGTCGACGCTGCAACTTAGAGGAGTGAATCCGGTTGTGCAACCACTGACTGATGAGTTGGGAAATGTTCTTGTTTACAATG gCGAAATTTATGGAGGGAATCAATTTAAAAGCGATAGCAATGACACGGAGATTCTTATGCAGTCTCTTGAACGCTGCTGCTCATGTGTATCACATGAAAATGTGGGATCTACAGCTTGTTCTAAAGGACATATAGAATCCGTTCCACAACTTCTGTCAAAAATTAGGGGACCATGGGCGATGATCTATTGGCAG GATACTTCAAAAACTCTGTGGTTTGGTAGAGATGCTTTTGGAAGAAGAAGTCTTCTAGTTCACTGGCCAACACTCGATGATTCTCGTCTGCTGCTATCCTCAGTGTCACCACCTTCTTCTAAAAAACCCCATG ATATCGAGGAAGAGAAAGGGAAAACTGAGTTGGATTTTTGGGAAGAACTGTCATGTGGTGTATATAGTGTCTCAATAACTCCTCTAAAAATGGGTGGTTATCTAGTTGGAGAAGTTAAAAAACATGGTTGGACTGATGTTGGGCTAAAAGAACTGATCACATGGGAGAGAACTGGCATTGAGCCCAAACCTGAGAATCTAAGTGGTTACTTCAGTGAATGTCCTCTTATACAACATGACGTTCTTTCAGATTTTTCATCTGAATCAG ATTGTTTACGAAGTGTGCCTTTAGCAACAGCTCACAAAGTGCTCAAGGCTTTGACAGAATCTGTAAAGCGACGGACCAGTTTGAACAGAATCTACCAG GTTTATCTGGGGAATCATACTCAAGGGGGATATGCTCCAATAGCAGTGCTGTTTTCTGGTGGTTTAGATTCTATGATAATTGCTGCTTTACTGCATCAGTGCATTGATTCTGAAT ATGAAATTGATATGCTTAATGTCAGCTTTGATGGCGAGTCAGCACCAGATAGAATCTCAGCCAAGGCTGGATTAAAGGAACTTCAGAAGATTGCACCGTCAAGGAG ATGGAACCTTGTAGAAATTGATGCTGACTTACTGAAGTTGACGTTCGAGACAAAGCATGTCATGACACTTATAAATCCTTCTAAAACATACATG GACCTGAATATAGGCTTAGCATTATGGCTCGCTGCTGGAGGAGATGGTTGGCTTTATCAGGAGACAAGCGGCAACGATGGTATTCAATATCAACGCGTCAAATATAAGTCCATGGCCAGGATTCTCCTAGTGGGTTCAGGTGCAGACGAGCAATGTGCTGGCTATGGCCggcataaaacaaaatttagaaataaaag TTGGCTTGGCCTCCATGAGGAAATGAAGCTAGACATGCAAAGAATATGGAAGAGAAACTTAGGGAGAGACGACAGATGCATAAGTGACAACGGGAAGGAG GCTAGATTCCCGTTTTTGGACGAAGATGTCATCAGGACTTTGCTCGATATTCCTCTATGGGAGATTGCAGACCTCGATAAGCCAAGTGGAGTTGGCGACAAAAAAATTCTAAGGGAG GTTGCACGATTACTTGGTCTCGATGAAGTAGCTCTTCTGCCCAAAAGGGCAATTCAG TTCGGGTCGAGGATCGCGAGGGAATCAAACAGGAAAAATTTTGGAAGCAACAGAGCTGCAAACCAAGCCTCTGCAGGAAGTGTGGCGATTCATAGACACCATCAGACTGAAACAGTGCTGATGCCTGAATTGCCAGAAACACAAATTTGA
- the LOC125211369 gene encoding asparagine synthetase domain-containing protein 1 isoform X3, with protein sequence MCGIALFISGIKIDLSLLLPNYTSPSSQFCDLPLVSEDDIKAALQRRGPDSLGTKIVKLYSDGSEFSGELLFIGSTLQLRGVNPVVQPLTDELGNVLVYNGEIYGGNQFKSDSNDTEILMQSLERCCSCVSHENVGSTACSKGHIESVPQLLSKIRGPWAMIYWQDTSKTLWFGRDAFGRRSLLVHWPTLDDSRLLLSSVSPPSSKKPHDCLRSVPLATAHKVLKALTESVKRRTSLNRIYQVYLGNHTQGGYAPIAVLFSGGLDSMIIAALLHQCIDSEYEIDMLNVSFDGESAPDRISAKAGLKELQKIAPSRRWNLVEIDADLLKLTFETKHVMTLINPSKTYMDLNIGLALWLAAGGDGWLYQETSGNDGIQYQRVKYKSMARILLVGSGADEQCAGYGRHKTKFRNKSWLGLHEEMKLDMQRIWKRNLGRDDRCISDNGKEARFPFLDEDVIRTLLDIPLWEIADLDKPSGVGDKKILREVARLLGLDEVALLPKRAIQFGSRIARESNRKNFGSNRAANQASAGSVAIHRHHQTETVLMPELPETQI encoded by the exons ATGTGTGGAATAGCTCTCTTTATTTCTGGAATTAAGATTGATTTATCACTTCTGCTACCCAATTACACCTCCCCATCTTCTCAATTTTGTGATCTG CCTTTGGTGTCAGAGGATGATATAAAAGCAGCTCTGCAGAGGAGGGGGCCAGATAGCTTAGGAACTAAAATTGTCAAACTTTATTCGGATGGGAGTGAGTTCAGTGGGGAATTGCTATTCATTGGGTCGACGCTGCAACTTAGAGGAGTGAATCCGGTTGTGCAACCACTGACTGATGAGTTGGGAAATGTTCTTGTTTACAATG gCGAAATTTATGGAGGGAATCAATTTAAAAGCGATAGCAATGACACGGAGATTCTTATGCAGTCTCTTGAACGCTGCTGCTCATGTGTATCACATGAAAATGTGGGATCTACAGCTTGTTCTAAAGGACATATAGAATCCGTTCCACAACTTCTGTCAAAAATTAGGGGACCATGGGCGATGATCTATTGGCAG GATACTTCAAAAACTCTGTGGTTTGGTAGAGATGCTTTTGGAAGAAGAAGTCTTCTAGTTCACTGGCCAACACTCGATGATTCTCGTCTGCTGCTATCCTCAGTGTCACCACCTTCTTCTAAAAAACCCCATG ATTGTTTACGAAGTGTGCCTTTAGCAACAGCTCACAAAGTGCTCAAGGCTTTGACAGAATCTGTAAAGCGACGGACCAGTTTGAACAGAATCTACCAG GTTTATCTGGGGAATCATACTCAAGGGGGATATGCTCCAATAGCAGTGCTGTTTTCTGGTGGTTTAGATTCTATGATAATTGCTGCTTTACTGCATCAGTGCATTGATTCTGAAT ATGAAATTGATATGCTTAATGTCAGCTTTGATGGCGAGTCAGCACCAGATAGAATCTCAGCCAAGGCTGGATTAAAGGAACTTCAGAAGATTGCACCGTCAAGGAG ATGGAACCTTGTAGAAATTGATGCTGACTTACTGAAGTTGACGTTCGAGACAAAGCATGTCATGACACTTATAAATCCTTCTAAAACATACATG GACCTGAATATAGGCTTAGCATTATGGCTCGCTGCTGGAGGAGATGGTTGGCTTTATCAGGAGACAAGCGGCAACGATGGTATTCAATATCAACGCGTCAAATATAAGTCCATGGCCAGGATTCTCCTAGTGGGTTCAGGTGCAGACGAGCAATGTGCTGGCTATGGCCggcataaaacaaaatttagaaataaaag TTGGCTTGGCCTCCATGAGGAAATGAAGCTAGACATGCAAAGAATATGGAAGAGAAACTTAGGGAGAGACGACAGATGCATAAGTGACAACGGGAAGGAG GCTAGATTCCCGTTTTTGGACGAAGATGTCATCAGGACTTTGCTCGATATTCCTCTATGGGAGATTGCAGACCTCGATAAGCCAAGTGGAGTTGGCGACAAAAAAATTCTAAGGGAG GTTGCACGATTACTTGGTCTCGATGAAGTAGCTCTTCTGCCCAAAAGGGCAATTCAG TTCGGGTCGAGGATCGCGAGGGAATCAAACAGGAAAAATTTTGGAAGCAACAGAGCTGCAAACCAAGCCTCTGCAGGAAGTGTGGCGATTCATAGACACCATCAGACTGAAACAGTGCTGATGCCTGAATTGCCAGAAACACAAATTTGA
- the LOC125211369 gene encoding asparagine synthetase domain-containing protein 1 isoform X5 translates to MSWEMFLFTMSLERCCSCVSHENVGSTACSKGHIESVPQLLSKIRGPWAMIYWQDTSKTLWFGRDAFGRRSLLVHWPTLDDSRLLLSSVSPPSSKKPHDIEEEKGKTELDFWEELSCGVYSVSITPLKMGGYLVGEVKKHGWTDVGLKELITWERTGIEPKPENLSGYFSECPLIQHDVLSDFSSESDCLRSVPLATAHKVLKALTESVKRRTSLNRIYQVYLGNHTQGGYAPIAVLFSGGLDSMIIAALLHQCIDSEYEIDMLNVSFDGESAPDRISAKAGLKELQKIAPSRRWNLVEIDADLLKLTFETKHVMTLINPSKTYMDLNIGLALWLAAGGDGWLYQETSGNDGIQYQRVKYKSMARILLVGSGADEQCAGYGRHKTKFRNKSWLGLHEEMKLDMQRIWKRNLGRDDRCISDNGKEARFPFLDEDVIRTLLDIPLWEIADLDKPSGVGDKKILREVARLLGLDEVALLPKRAIQFGSRIARESNRKNFGSNRAANQASAGSVAIHRHHQTETVLMPELPETQI, encoded by the exons ATGAGTTGGGAAATGTTCTTGTTTACAATG TCTCTTGAACGCTGCTGCTCATGTGTATCACATGAAAATGTGGGATCTACAGCTTGTTCTAAAGGACATATAGAATCCGTTCCACAACTTCTGTCAAAAATTAGGGGACCATGGGCGATGATCTATTGGCAG GATACTTCAAAAACTCTGTGGTTTGGTAGAGATGCTTTTGGAAGAAGAAGTCTTCTAGTTCACTGGCCAACACTCGATGATTCTCGTCTGCTGCTATCCTCAGTGTCACCACCTTCTTCTAAAAAACCCCATG ATATCGAGGAAGAGAAAGGGAAAACTGAGTTGGATTTTTGGGAAGAACTGTCATGTGGTGTATATAGTGTCTCAATAACTCCTCTAAAAATGGGTGGTTATCTAGTTGGAGAAGTTAAAAAACATGGTTGGACTGATGTTGGGCTAAAAGAACTGATCACATGGGAGAGAACTGGCATTGAGCCCAAACCTGAGAATCTAAGTGGTTACTTCAGTGAATGTCCTCTTATACAACATGACGTTCTTTCAGATTTTTCATCTGAATCAG ATTGTTTACGAAGTGTGCCTTTAGCAACAGCTCACAAAGTGCTCAAGGCTTTGACAGAATCTGTAAAGCGACGGACCAGTTTGAACAGAATCTACCAG GTTTATCTGGGGAATCATACTCAAGGGGGATATGCTCCAATAGCAGTGCTGTTTTCTGGTGGTTTAGATTCTATGATAATTGCTGCTTTACTGCATCAGTGCATTGATTCTGAAT ATGAAATTGATATGCTTAATGTCAGCTTTGATGGCGAGTCAGCACCAGATAGAATCTCAGCCAAGGCTGGATTAAAGGAACTTCAGAAGATTGCACCGTCAAGGAG ATGGAACCTTGTAGAAATTGATGCTGACTTACTGAAGTTGACGTTCGAGACAAAGCATGTCATGACACTTATAAATCCTTCTAAAACATACATG GACCTGAATATAGGCTTAGCATTATGGCTCGCTGCTGGAGGAGATGGTTGGCTTTATCAGGAGACAAGCGGCAACGATGGTATTCAATATCAACGCGTCAAATATAAGTCCATGGCCAGGATTCTCCTAGTGGGTTCAGGTGCAGACGAGCAATGTGCTGGCTATGGCCggcataaaacaaaatttagaaataaaag TTGGCTTGGCCTCCATGAGGAAATGAAGCTAGACATGCAAAGAATATGGAAGAGAAACTTAGGGAGAGACGACAGATGCATAAGTGACAACGGGAAGGAG GCTAGATTCCCGTTTTTGGACGAAGATGTCATCAGGACTTTGCTCGATATTCCTCTATGGGAGATTGCAGACCTCGATAAGCCAAGTGGAGTTGGCGACAAAAAAATTCTAAGGGAG GTTGCACGATTACTTGGTCTCGATGAAGTAGCTCTTCTGCCCAAAAGGGCAATTCAG TTCGGGTCGAGGATCGCGAGGGAATCAAACAGGAAAAATTTTGGAAGCAACAGAGCTGCAAACCAAGCCTCTGCAGGAAGTGTGGCGATTCATAGACACCATCAGACTGAAACAGTGCTGATGCCTGAATTGCCAGAAACACAAATTTGA
- the LOC125211369 gene encoding asparagine synthetase domain-containing protein 1 isoform X2, translating into MSWEMFLFTMVYYNGEIYGGNQFKSDSNDTEILMQSLERCCSCVSHENVGSTACSKGHIESVPQLLSKIRGPWAMIYWQDTSKTLWFGRDAFGRRSLLVHWPTLDDSRLLLSSVSPPSSKKPHDIEEEKGKTELDFWEELSCGVYSVSITPLKMGGYLVGEVKKHGWTDVGLKELITWERTGIEPKPENLSGYFSECPLIQHDVLSDFSSESDCLRSVPLATAHKVLKALTESVKRRTSLNRIYQVYLGNHTQGGYAPIAVLFSGGLDSMIIAALLHQCIDSEYEIDMLNVSFDGESAPDRISAKAGLKELQKIAPSRRWNLVEIDADLLKLTFETKHVMTLINPSKTYMDLNIGLALWLAAGGDGWLYQETSGNDGIQYQRVKYKSMARILLVGSGADEQCAGYGRHKTKFRNKSWLGLHEEMKLDMQRIWKRNLGRDDRCISDNGKEARFPFLDEDVIRTLLDIPLWEIADLDKPSGVGDKKILREVARLLGLDEVALLPKRAIQFGSRIARESNRKNFGSNRAANQASAGSVAIHRHHQTETVLMPELPETQI; encoded by the exons ATGAGTTGGGAAATGTTCTTGTTTACAATGGTATATTACAATG gCGAAATTTATGGAGGGAATCAATTTAAAAGCGATAGCAATGACACGGAGATTCTTATGCAGTCTCTTGAACGCTGCTGCTCATGTGTATCACATGAAAATGTGGGATCTACAGCTTGTTCTAAAGGACATATAGAATCCGTTCCACAACTTCTGTCAAAAATTAGGGGACCATGGGCGATGATCTATTGGCAG GATACTTCAAAAACTCTGTGGTTTGGTAGAGATGCTTTTGGAAGAAGAAGTCTTCTAGTTCACTGGCCAACACTCGATGATTCTCGTCTGCTGCTATCCTCAGTGTCACCACCTTCTTCTAAAAAACCCCATG ATATCGAGGAAGAGAAAGGGAAAACTGAGTTGGATTTTTGGGAAGAACTGTCATGTGGTGTATATAGTGTCTCAATAACTCCTCTAAAAATGGGTGGTTATCTAGTTGGAGAAGTTAAAAAACATGGTTGGACTGATGTTGGGCTAAAAGAACTGATCACATGGGAGAGAACTGGCATTGAGCCCAAACCTGAGAATCTAAGTGGTTACTTCAGTGAATGTCCTCTTATACAACATGACGTTCTTTCAGATTTTTCATCTGAATCAG ATTGTTTACGAAGTGTGCCTTTAGCAACAGCTCACAAAGTGCTCAAGGCTTTGACAGAATCTGTAAAGCGACGGACCAGTTTGAACAGAATCTACCAG GTTTATCTGGGGAATCATACTCAAGGGGGATATGCTCCAATAGCAGTGCTGTTTTCTGGTGGTTTAGATTCTATGATAATTGCTGCTTTACTGCATCAGTGCATTGATTCTGAAT ATGAAATTGATATGCTTAATGTCAGCTTTGATGGCGAGTCAGCACCAGATAGAATCTCAGCCAAGGCTGGATTAAAGGAACTTCAGAAGATTGCACCGTCAAGGAG ATGGAACCTTGTAGAAATTGATGCTGACTTACTGAAGTTGACGTTCGAGACAAAGCATGTCATGACACTTATAAATCCTTCTAAAACATACATG GACCTGAATATAGGCTTAGCATTATGGCTCGCTGCTGGAGGAGATGGTTGGCTTTATCAGGAGACAAGCGGCAACGATGGTATTCAATATCAACGCGTCAAATATAAGTCCATGGCCAGGATTCTCCTAGTGGGTTCAGGTGCAGACGAGCAATGTGCTGGCTATGGCCggcataaaacaaaatttagaaataaaag TTGGCTTGGCCTCCATGAGGAAATGAAGCTAGACATGCAAAGAATATGGAAGAGAAACTTAGGGAGAGACGACAGATGCATAAGTGACAACGGGAAGGAG GCTAGATTCCCGTTTTTGGACGAAGATGTCATCAGGACTTTGCTCGATATTCCTCTATGGGAGATTGCAGACCTCGATAAGCCAAGTGGAGTTGGCGACAAAAAAATTCTAAGGGAG GTTGCACGATTACTTGGTCTCGATGAAGTAGCTCTTCTGCCCAAAAGGGCAATTCAG TTCGGGTCGAGGATCGCGAGGGAATCAAACAGGAAAAATTTTGGAAGCAACAGAGCTGCAAACCAAGCCTCTGCAGGAAGTGTGGCGATTCATAGACACCATCAGACTGAAACAGTGCTGATGCCTGAATTGCCAGAAACACAAATTTGA
- the LOC125211369 gene encoding asparagine synthetase domain-containing protein 1 isoform X4, giving the protein MCGIALFISGIKIDLSLLLPNYTSPSSQFCDLPLVSEDDIKAALQRRGPDSLGTKIVKLYSDGSEFSGELLFIGSTLQLRGVNPVVQPLTDELGNVLVYNGEIYGGNQFKSDSNDTEILMQSLERCCSCVSHENVGSTACSKGHIESVPQLLSKIRGPWAMIYWQDTSKTLWFGRDAFGRRSLLVHWPTLDDSRLLLSSVSPPSSKKPHDIEEEKGKTELDFWEELSCGVYSVSITPLKMGGYLVGEVKKHGWTDVGLKELITWERTGIEPKPENLSGYFSECPLIQHDVLSDFSSESDCLRSVPLATAHKVLKALTESVKRRTSLNRIYQVYLGNHTQGGYAPIAVLFSGGLDSMIIAALLHQCIDSEYEIDMLNVSFDGESAPDRISAKAGLKELQKIAPSRRWNLVEIDADLLKLTFETKHVMTLINPSKTYMDLNIGLALWLAAGGDGWLYQETSGNDGIQYQRVKYKSMARILLVGSGADEQCAGYGRHKTKFRNKSWLGLHEEMKLDMQRIWKRNLGRDDRCISDNGKEVLKVLDC; this is encoded by the exons ATGTGTGGAATAGCTCTCTTTATTTCTGGAATTAAGATTGATTTATCACTTCTGCTACCCAATTACACCTCCCCATCTTCTCAATTTTGTGATCTG CCTTTGGTGTCAGAGGATGATATAAAAGCAGCTCTGCAGAGGAGGGGGCCAGATAGCTTAGGAACTAAAATTGTCAAACTTTATTCGGATGGGAGTGAGTTCAGTGGGGAATTGCTATTCATTGGGTCGACGCTGCAACTTAGAGGAGTGAATCCGGTTGTGCAACCACTGACTGATGAGTTGGGAAATGTTCTTGTTTACAATG gCGAAATTTATGGAGGGAATCAATTTAAAAGCGATAGCAATGACACGGAGATTCTTATGCAGTCTCTTGAACGCTGCTGCTCATGTGTATCACATGAAAATGTGGGATCTACAGCTTGTTCTAAAGGACATATAGAATCCGTTCCACAACTTCTGTCAAAAATTAGGGGACCATGGGCGATGATCTATTGGCAG GATACTTCAAAAACTCTGTGGTTTGGTAGAGATGCTTTTGGAAGAAGAAGTCTTCTAGTTCACTGGCCAACACTCGATGATTCTCGTCTGCTGCTATCCTCAGTGTCACCACCTTCTTCTAAAAAACCCCATG ATATCGAGGAAGAGAAAGGGAAAACTGAGTTGGATTTTTGGGAAGAACTGTCATGTGGTGTATATAGTGTCTCAATAACTCCTCTAAAAATGGGTGGTTATCTAGTTGGAGAAGTTAAAAAACATGGTTGGACTGATGTTGGGCTAAAAGAACTGATCACATGGGAGAGAACTGGCATTGAGCCCAAACCTGAGAATCTAAGTGGTTACTTCAGTGAATGTCCTCTTATACAACATGACGTTCTTTCAGATTTTTCATCTGAATCAG ATTGTTTACGAAGTGTGCCTTTAGCAACAGCTCACAAAGTGCTCAAGGCTTTGACAGAATCTGTAAAGCGACGGACCAGTTTGAACAGAATCTACCAG GTTTATCTGGGGAATCATACTCAAGGGGGATATGCTCCAATAGCAGTGCTGTTTTCTGGTGGTTTAGATTCTATGATAATTGCTGCTTTACTGCATCAGTGCATTGATTCTGAAT ATGAAATTGATATGCTTAATGTCAGCTTTGATGGCGAGTCAGCACCAGATAGAATCTCAGCCAAGGCTGGATTAAAGGAACTTCAGAAGATTGCACCGTCAAGGAG ATGGAACCTTGTAGAAATTGATGCTGACTTACTGAAGTTGACGTTCGAGACAAAGCATGTCATGACACTTATAAATCCTTCTAAAACATACATG GACCTGAATATAGGCTTAGCATTATGGCTCGCTGCTGGAGGAGATGGTTGGCTTTATCAGGAGACAAGCGGCAACGATGGTATTCAATATCAACGCGTCAAATATAAGTCCATGGCCAGGATTCTCCTAGTGGGTTCAGGTGCAGACGAGCAATGTGCTGGCTATGGCCggcataaaacaaaatttagaaataaaag TTGGCTTGGCCTCCATGAGGAAATGAAGCTAGACATGCAAAGAATATGGAAGAGAAACTTAGGGAGAGACGACAGATGCATAAGTGACAACGGGAAGGAGGTGCTGAAAGTCCTCGATT GCTAG
- the LOC125208975 gene encoding nuclear transport factor 2-like, translating into MEEKQHPTPLDVAHAFVKQFYVILNQCPQNLHKFYQEQSLQGWPKADGVVIPVTTLSGISENVMSSEYKYCSVDIKTTNAQESIKGGIVVAVTGCLTTKNNVQRNFSQTFFLAKQEKGFFVLNDILQFCCVCEPSTKAAPTQDSGDTRDGATALNFKAAIQNGKVMEEKNPASPPKGTKPQPVDTPDVKPSSSNVATKITYASMLAKETLAVSPSGGVSSTSKVAPKSPSAYSEAKGIYIGGLPYDISKQGVMDVVKQFGHVKNDPDTTQIRRHEDGFCCGFVEFESADSARRAVEAHHVMFGDKEAYIMPKKPYNRGNNGRARPATRRGPHNDNSGTTENGDWSNYGQRPRQTNP; encoded by the exons ATGGAAGAAAAACAACACCCAACTCCTCTAGATGTAGCACATGCCTTTGTCAAGCAATTTTATGTCATACTCAACCAATGTCCTCAAAATCTCCATAAGTTTTACCAGGAGCAGAGCCTACAAGGCTGGCCCAAGGCTGATGGTGTCGTGATCCCTGTCACAACCCTAAGT GGAATAAGTGAAAACGTTATGTCGTCCGAATACAAATATTGCTCTGTGGACATCAAAACCACGAATGCACAAGAATCTATCAAGGGAGGAATCGTTGTTGCTGTTACTGGTTGCTTGACCACAAAGAATAATGTCCAAAGGAATTTTAGTCAGACTTTTTTCTTGGCGAAGCAGGAAAAAGGATTCTTCGTCTTGAATGACATTCTTCAGTTTTGTTGCGTTTGCGAGCCCTCAACTAAGGCTGCTCCTACTCAGGATTCTG GCGACACTCGTGATGGTGCTACGGCCTTAAACTTCAAAGCAGCaattcaaaatggaaaagtcATGGAGGAAAAAAACCCGGCCTCACCGCCAAAAGGCACAAAACCACAGCCAGTTGACACACCTGATGTCAAACCATCTTCTTCAAATGTAGCCACGAAAATCACCTATGCTTCTATG CTTGCAAAAGAGACTCTTGCTGTTTCTCCTAGTGGCGGTGTGTCTTCCACAAGCAAAGTCGCGCCTAAGTCTCCTAGTGCGTATTCAGAAG CGAAGGGTATATATATTGGTGGATTACCTTACGACATTAGTAAACAAGGAGTTATGGACGTTGTAAAACAATTCGGGCATGTTAAGAATGATCCGGACACTACTCAGATCAGAAGACACGAG GATGGTTTCTGTTGCGGATTCGTGGAGTTTGAGTCGGCAGATTCTGCGCGTCGTGCAGTTGAG GCGCATCATGTGATGTTCGGAGATAAGGAAGCCTATATCATGCCCAAGAAACCTTATAATCGAG GTAACAACGGTAGAGCGAGGCCAGCAACGAGGCGTGGACCGCACAATGACAACTCCGGTACGACAGAGAATGGAGATTGGAGTAACTACGGTCAGCGGCCGAGGCAGACCAATCCTTAA